In one window of Halomarina pelagica DNA:
- a CDS encoding DUF6789 family protein produces the protein MVGARSEFDDLTPAEQVEKYDRLFGIVADGVVGAAGGLVGTALMTGVLFIASTMGAFSFQSFASLTLPIGLGDVASPVTVGYLIFLANGMVPFPLLFAALMAYLPGERPPISGLFFGAALWTGFAMGFYTGFQGLTLVLYLVLTLIAHLVYGFSLGAVFEYLSNRPDSLV, from the coding sequence ATGGTTGGAGCACGCTCGGAGTTCGACGACCTGACGCCCGCCGAGCAGGTGGAGAAGTACGATCGACTGTTCGGCATCGTCGCCGACGGCGTCGTCGGTGCCGCCGGGGGGCTGGTCGGGACGGCCCTGATGACCGGCGTGCTGTTCATCGCCTCGACGATGGGTGCGTTCTCGTTCCAGTCGTTCGCCTCGCTCACCCTGCCGATCGGTCTCGGGGACGTCGCCTCCCCGGTGACCGTCGGGTACCTCATCTTCCTCGCCAACGGGATGGTGCCGTTCCCCCTGCTCTTCGCGGCGCTGATGGCGTACCTCCCCGGCGAGCGCCCGCCGATCAGCGGGCTGTTCTTCGGGGCCGCGCTGTGGACCGGGTTCGCGATGGGCTTCTACACCGGGTTCCAGGGGCTGACGCTCGTGCTGTACCTCGTGCTCACGCTGATCGCGCACCTCGTCTACGGGTTCAGCCTGGGGGCGGTGTTCGAGTACCTCTCGAACCGCCCCGACTCGCTCGTCTGA
- a CDS encoding acetolactate synthase large subunit, with protein MKTSDLLVACLEAEGVESVFGLPGEELEDVLFSLRDSSIEFVPVRHEQGAAFMADVHGRLTGHAGVCLSTLGPGATNLITGVADAHLDKSPVVAITGQGGRERLHQESHQRLDVVEMFAPITKWNARIDDPDIVHESVRKAFKLAEYEKPGATHLEFPEDVAAAESRVEPLTAGEHAVRRPAPDPTAVERAVEVLADAERPLVLAGNGAVRTRTSTQLRAFVEGTDVPVVATYMGKGAVSDADEHSLMTLDSGARDEAERVIERADAVLAVGYDIAEHDPENWNPEGDKRVVHLDFEPAEVYEHYTPDVEVICDVAAGLEALCAADLDPIDTGWYADLRRALVEEVTRPPEADEPFSVRRALPIVRDVLDDEDVLVSDVGSHKMAIATNYPTYEPNTCIVSNGLASMGIAVPGAVAADGVVEGNVVAATGDGGFLMNAAELETATRLDRSFTVLLFNDDDYGLIREHQLEDRADAFGTAIGNPDFPAFAESFGIEGRRVESWDDFRETFAAAVASDDLSLVEVPLPRYGER; from the coding sequence ATGAAGACATCCGATCTCCTCGTCGCCTGCCTCGAGGCGGAGGGCGTCGAGTCCGTCTTCGGGCTCCCGGGCGAGGAACTGGAGGACGTGCTGTTCTCGCTTCGCGACTCGTCGATCGAGTTCGTTCCCGTGCGCCACGAGCAGGGCGCGGCGTTCATGGCGGACGTGCACGGTCGCCTGACCGGTCACGCCGGGGTGTGCCTCTCGACGCTCGGGCCGGGCGCGACGAACCTCATCACGGGCGTGGCCGACGCCCACCTCGACAAGTCGCCGGTGGTCGCCATCACCGGACAGGGGGGCCGCGAGCGCCTCCACCAGGAGAGCCACCAGCGGCTCGACGTCGTGGAGATGTTCGCCCCGATCACGAAGTGGAACGCGCGCATCGACGACCCGGACATCGTCCACGAGTCGGTGCGGAAGGCGTTCAAGCTGGCCGAGTACGAGAAGCCCGGCGCGACGCACCTGGAGTTCCCCGAGGACGTCGCCGCCGCCGAGAGCCGCGTCGAACCCCTCACGGCCGGCGAGCACGCCGTGCGGCGACCGGCCCCCGACCCGACCGCCGTCGAGCGCGCGGTCGAGGTGCTCGCCGACGCCGAGCGCCCGCTCGTGCTGGCGGGCAACGGGGCCGTGCGGACGCGCACCTCGACGCAGTTGCGCGCGTTCGTCGAGGGGACCGACGTGCCGGTCGTCGCCACCTACATGGGCAAGGGCGCGGTCTCCGACGCCGACGAGCACTCGCTGATGACGCTCGACTCGGGCGCGCGCGACGAGGCCGAGCGCGTCATCGAGCGCGCGGACGCCGTGCTCGCCGTCGGCTACGACATCGCGGAGCACGATCCGGAGAACTGGAACCCCGAGGGCGACAAGCGCGTCGTACACCTCGACTTCGAACCCGCCGAGGTGTACGAGCACTACACCCCGGACGTGGAGGTGATCTGCGACGTCGCCGCCGGCCTGGAGGCGCTCTGCGCGGCGGACCTCGACCCGATCGACACCGGCTGGTACGCTGACCTCCGGCGGGCGCTCGTCGAGGAGGTGACGCGCCCCCCGGAGGCGGACGAGCCCTTCAGCGTCCGCCGGGCACTGCCGATCGTCCGGGACGTGCTCGACGACGAGGACGTGCTCGTCTCGGACGTGGGGAGCCACAAGATGGCGATCGCGACGAACTACCCGACCTACGAGCCGAACACCTGCATCGTCTCGAACGGGCTGGCGAGCATGGGCATCGCCGTCCCGGGGGCCGTGGCCGCGGACGGCGTCGTCGAGGGGAACGTCGTCGCGGCGACGGGCGACGGCGGCTTCCTGATGAACGCCGCCGAACTGGAGACGGCCACCCGACTCGACCGCTCGTTCACCGTCCTCCTGTTCAACGACGACGACTACGGACTCATCCGCGAGCACCAGCTGGAGGATCGCGCCGACGCCTTCGGCACCGCCATCGGCAACCCCGACTTCCCGGCGTTCGCGGAGAGCTTCGGGATCGAGGGCCGCCGCGTGGAGTCCTGGGACGACTTCCGCGAGACGTTCGCCGCGGCCGTGGCGAGCGACGACCTCTCGCTGGTGGAGGTGCCCCTCCCCCGCTACGGCGAGCGCTGA
- a CDS encoding amphi-Trp domain-containing protein: MSKLEAEREMSRADVAAYLREFADKLDGGGSAGMGGAEADRTRTAGSAENGGTTGDAGGTPTVTGTDDAARSSESERAGEATRSGRPDEGDRSPGSGKVTIVVGNDSATVNPPETVDFAVEVSGNNPVFGAGRQGVEFGIYWRGDEVEEDDEISIQ, from the coding sequence ATGAGCAAGCTCGAGGCGGAGCGAGAGATGTCCCGCGCGGACGTGGCGGCGTACCTTCGGGAGTTCGCCGACAAACTCGACGGCGGCGGTTCGGCGGGGATGGGCGGCGCGGAGGCAGATCGCACCCGGACCGCGGGGAGTGCTGAGAACGGGGGGACGACGGGCGACGCCGGCGGCACGCCGACGGTGACGGGAACCGACGACGCCGCCCGTTCCTCGGAGAGCGAGCGGGCGGGCGAGGCCACCCGCTCCGGCCGACCCGACGAGGGGGACCGCTCGCCGGGTTCGGGAAAGGTGACGATCGTCGTCGGAAACGACAGCGCGACCGTCAATCCGCCGGAGACGGTCGACTTCGCGGTCGAGGTGTCGGGGAACAACCCCGTCTTCGGTGCCGGGCGGCAGGGCGTCGAGTTCGGCATCTACTGGCGCGGAGACGAGGTCGAGGAGGACGACGAGATCTCGATCCAGTAG
- a CDS encoding DUF7546 family protein encodes MSLASPRRFARLPADLRWLAVVVLAEALLLVGYFGVTDARPTTLRYVLYPFVWIDVGLWAAVRTPPRPAARRLRWAAALLAVAYFLVLAWLAGLIGIYPGGHGHAHAHLHGWLFVPSAPGWGPRIAYAGHAFHVYFVPYRVLGYLALAYLVYARALDASAAALSGVVGLAACLSCSFPILASLAAATVGSSSGLSTAALGFSLDLSTAAFVLAVALLYRVPERSSRWRWGK; translated from the coding sequence GTGAGCCTCGCGTCGCCCCGGCGGTTCGCCCGCCTCCCCGCCGACCTCCGGTGGCTCGCGGTCGTCGTCCTCGCGGAGGCGCTGTTGCTCGTCGGCTACTTCGGCGTCACCGACGCGCGACCGACGACCCTCCGGTACGTCCTCTACCCGTTCGTCTGGATCGACGTCGGCCTCTGGGCGGCCGTCCGGACGCCGCCGCGACCCGCCGCCCGCCGACTCCGGTGGGCGGCCGCCCTCCTCGCCGTCGCCTACTTCCTCGTCCTCGCGTGGCTCGCGGGGCTGATCGGGATCTACCCCGGCGGACACGGTCACGCGCACGCCCACCTCCACGGCTGGCTGTTCGTCCCCTCGGCACCCGGCTGGGGGCCGCGGATCGCGTACGCCGGCCACGCCTTCCACGTCTACTTCGTCCCCTACCGGGTGCTCGGCTACCTCGCGCTCGCGTACCTCGTCTACGCCCGGGCGCTCGACGCGAGCGCCGCGGCGCTCTCCGGGGTCGTCGGACTGGCGGCCTGCCTCAGCTGTAGCTTCCCCATCCTCGCGTCCCTGGCCGCCGCGACCGTCGGCTCCTCCTCCGGGCTGTCGACCGCGGCGCTCGGGTTCTCGCTCGACCTCTCGACGGCCGCGTTCGTGCTGGCGGTCGCCCTGCTCTACCGGGTGCCGGAGCGGTCGTCGCGGTGGAGGTGGGGGAAGTGA
- the coxB gene encoding cytochrome c oxidase subunit II, translated as MYGATRAVVQAGDLVPTGSRVAIFREIYWVFLVLGTLVGVVVVGYMLYNAYRYRDRDGRDDDDDRPQLGELPSGGGKGRKLFLSFAISAVIVVSLIVWTYGTLLFIEQPSTAAAAEGEEPLEIQVVGRQFIWQFVYPNGHTTTGELRVPADTRVTLVVTSEDVFHNFGVPGLRAKADAIPGQTTETWFVAERPGEYMAHCYELCGTGHSEMKATVIVMEPEEYERWYANAGGGEGGGNGTNGTNGTNGTGGASGANDTGGANSAGGTGA; from the coding sequence ATGTACGGAGCGACACGCGCAGTCGTGCAGGCGGGCGACCTCGTCCCGACGGGGTCGCGGGTAGCCATCTTTCGGGAGATCTACTGGGTGTTTCTCGTCCTGGGGACGCTGGTCGGGGTGGTCGTCGTCGGCTACATGCTGTACAACGCCTACCGTTACCGGGATCGCGACGGGCGGGACGACGACGACGATCGCCCCCAGCTCGGCGAACTCCCCAGCGGGGGCGGGAAGGGGCGGAAGCTGTTCCTCTCGTTCGCCATCAGCGCGGTCATCGTCGTCTCCCTCATCGTGTGGACCTACGGGACGCTCCTGTTCATCGAACAGCCCTCGACGGCGGCCGCGGCCGAGGGGGAGGAACCGCTCGAGATCCAGGTCGTCGGGCGGCAGTTCATCTGGCAGTTCGTCTACCCGAACGGCCACACCACGACGGGCGAACTCCGGGTGCCCGCCGACACCCGCGTGACCCTCGTCGTGACCTCCGAGGACGTGTTCCACAACTTCGGCGTCCCCGGGTTGCGCGCGAAGGCCGACGCCATCCCCGGGCAGACGACCGAGACGTGGTTCGTCGCGGAGCGGCCGGGCGAGTACATGGCCCACTGCTACGAGCTGTGCGGCACCGGCCACTCAGAGATGAAGGCGACGGTGATCGTCATGGAGCCGGAGGAGTACGAGCGCTGGTACGCGAACGCGGGCGGCGGTGAGGGCGGCGGAAACGGAACGAACGGGACGAACGGGACGAACGGGACCGGCGGTGCGAGCGGTGCGAACGACACGGGCGGCGCGAACAGCGCGGGAGGGACCGGCGCATGA
- a CDS encoding cytochrome C oxidase subunit IV family protein, whose translation MNTKLYTAIYVVLFVAATAQVLIEFAGLTYWTAFWVIIALSTVKALFVAGYYQHLRYEPRSISYVMLVGLLAALALTLAAAYSIT comes from the coding sequence ATGAACACCAAACTGTACACGGCGATCTACGTCGTCCTCTTCGTCGCGGCGACGGCACAGGTGCTGATCGAGTTCGCGGGCCTCACCTACTGGACGGCCTTCTGGGTGATCATCGCCCTGTCCACCGTGAAGGCCCTGTTCGTCGCGGGGTACTACCAGCACCTCCGGTACGAACCGCGGTCGATCAGCTACGTGATGCTCGTCGGACTGCTGGCGGCGCTCGCGCTGACGCTCGCGGCCGCCTACTCCATCACCTAA
- a CDS encoding cbb3-type cytochrome c oxidase subunit I, whose amino-acid sequence MSDEERTDEERTDEGRTDGGRADGGHAGVGSEFALPVEEREAVTDHGLPSKASIRRWFVTTNHKDVGVLYLVTSLFFLVFGGVLALLIRLQLLEPGGTLLSGGAYNQTVSAHGLLMVFWFLSPFAFGFANYVVPLQIGAKDLAFPRLNALSYWLYLFSGVLFGISFFQGGTFSGGWTMYAPLNVPIYMPDVGATTAILALVLFVASVTVGSVNFITTIHRMRAEGMTLRRMPLFTWTILLTVWMMLFAFAALLAALLILSSDRILGTTYFHATDHAGSLLWAHLFWFFGHPEVYIVFFPALGAMAEIFQTFTGRRIVGRKWFIAAMVLVALQSFAVWMHHMFLTSINLQIKTLFMATTIGISLPFDLMVFALIYTMIKGRIRFRTPFLFAFGALVLFILGGITGVFLGAVVLDYEFRGTYWVVAHFHYVMVGGVTGLIGGLYYWYPKITGKMYDEFLGKVHFATYFVGFNLLYFPMFLAWETPRRVFDYPPAFTPWHQLATVGAFLLGASFLVMFYNLYASLATGEDADACPWAYGTTAEWTVPSPPPLDNYPGVPSYSGGSLHFLDEVRGRPASGGAPAADGSGETETDGGTATAVDHDHGESHASIWPFGIALGAFLALLGLSGVRDAGPAYVGLAVAGGALLIYTFVGLARERFHGPAGPFGESWPFARVENTKLGMWVFLASDVVLFGAFIGSYVFIRVAFGWQAWHVVPHDPIPGLLNTYILLTSSFAVVLALVAAEKGSRAGVVTSLLVTFLLGVGFLVNKGIEWYALYQEGEWLSTSIETSTFFLTTGLHGAHVVVGLLIVLYMIARAWRGAYLDDERPVEYFGLYWHFVDIVWLFLFPLFYIL is encoded by the coding sequence ATGAGCGACGAGGAGCGAACGGACGAGGAGCGAACGGACGAGGGACGGACGGACGGCGGTCGGGCGGACGGCGGCCACGCCGGCGTCGGCTCCGAGTTCGCGCTCCCGGTCGAGGAGCGGGAGGCGGTCACCGACCACGGACTCCCCTCGAAGGCGTCGATCCGGCGCTGGTTCGTCACGACGAACCACAAGGACGTCGGCGTCCTCTACCTGGTGACGTCGCTGTTCTTCCTCGTCTTCGGCGGCGTCCTCGCGCTGCTCATCCGCCTGCAGTTGCTCGAACCGGGCGGAACGCTCCTGTCGGGGGGCGCGTACAACCAGACCGTCTCGGCCCACGGGCTGTTGATGGTGTTCTGGTTCCTCTCGCCGTTCGCCTTCGGCTTCGCCAACTACGTCGTCCCGCTCCAGATCGGCGCGAAGGACCTCGCGTTCCCGCGCCTCAACGCGCTGTCGTACTGGCTCTATCTCTTCTCGGGGGTGCTGTTCGGCATCTCGTTCTTCCAGGGCGGGACGTTCAGCGGCGGCTGGACGATGTACGCGCCGCTGAACGTGCCCATCTACATGCCGGACGTCGGCGCGACCACGGCGATCCTCGCGCTCGTGCTGTTCGTCGCCTCCGTCACCGTGGGGTCGGTGAACTTCATCACGACCATTCACCGGATGCGCGCGGAGGGGATGACCCTGCGGCGCATGCCGCTGTTCACGTGGACGATCCTGCTGACGGTGTGGATGATGCTGTTCGCGTTCGCGGCGCTGCTCGCGGCGCTGCTCATCCTCTCGTCCGACCGAATCCTCGGAACGACGTACTTCCACGCCACCGACCACGCCGGGTCGCTCCTCTGGGCGCACCTGTTCTGGTTCTTCGGCCACCCCGAGGTGTACATCGTCTTCTTCCCGGCGCTGGGCGCGATGGCCGAGATCTTCCAGACGTTCACGGGCCGCCGCATCGTCGGGCGGAAGTGGTTCATCGCGGCGATGGTGCTCGTGGCGCTCCAGTCGTTCGCCGTCTGGATGCACCACATGTTCCTGACGAGCATCAACCTCCAGATCAAGACGCTGTTCATGGCGACCACCATCGGCATCTCGCTGCCGTTCGACCTGATGGTGTTCGCGCTTATCTACACGATGATCAAGGGGCGGATACGGTTCCGGACGCCGTTCCTGTTCGCGTTCGGCGCGCTCGTGCTGTTCATCCTCGGCGGCATCACCGGCGTCTTCCTCGGGGCGGTGGTGCTCGACTACGAGTTCCGCGGCACCTACTGGGTGGTCGCGCACTTCCACTACGTGATGGTCGGCGGGGTGACGGGGCTGATCGGCGGCCTGTACTACTGGTACCCGAAGATCACCGGGAAGATGTACGACGAGTTCCTCGGGAAGGTCCACTTCGCGACCTACTTCGTCGGGTTCAACCTGCTGTACTTCCCGATGTTCCTCGCCTGGGAGACCCCCCGACGGGTGTTCGACTACCCGCCCGCGTTCACCCCCTGGCACCAGCTGGCGACGGTCGGGGCGTTCCTGCTCGGCGCGTCGTTCCTCGTCATGTTCTACAACCTCTACGCGAGCCTCGCGACCGGCGAGGACGCCGACGCCTGCCCGTGGGCGTACGGGACCACTGCGGAGTGGACGGTCCCCTCGCCGCCCCCGCTGGACAACTACCCCGGCGTGCCGAGCTACAGCGGCGGGTCGCTGCACTTCCTCGACGAGGTTCGCGGCCGTCCGGCGAGCGGGGGAGCGCCCGCGGCCGACGGGAGCGGCGAGACGGAGACCGACGGCGGGACCGCGACCGCCGTCGATCACGATCACGGGGAGAGCCACGCGAGCATCTGGCCGTTCGGCATCGCGCTGGGCGCGTTCCTCGCTCTGCTCGGCCTCTCGGGCGTTCGCGACGCCGGACCGGCGTACGTCGGGCTCGCCGTCGCCGGGGGCGCGCTCCTGATCTACACGTTCGTCGGACTGGCGCGAGAGCGGTTCCACGGCCCGGCGGGGCCGTTCGGCGAGTCCTGGCCGTTCGCGCGCGTCGAGAACACGAAGCTCGGGATGTGGGTGTTCCTCGCGAGCGACGTCGTGCTGTTCGGCGCGTTCATCGGCTCCTACGTCTTCATTCGGGTGGCGTTCGGCTGGCAGGCGTGGCACGTCGTGCCCCACGACCCCATCCCGGGGCTGCTCAACACCTACATCCTGCTGACGAGTTCGTTCGCCGTCGTGCTGGCGCTCGTCGCGGCGGAGAAGGGGAGCCGCGCCGGCGTCGTCACGAGCCTGCTCGTGACGTTCCTGCTGGGGGTGGGCTTCCTCGTCAACAAGGGCATCGAGTGGTACGCGCTGTACCAGGAGGGAGAGTGGCTCTCGACGAGCATCGAGACCTCGACGTTCTTCCTGACGACGGGCCTGCACGGCGCACACGTCGTCGTCGGCCTGCTCATCGTACTTTACATGATCGCGCGGGCGTGGCGGGGGGCCTACCTCGACGACGAGCGCCCGGTGGAGTACTTCGGCCTCTACTGGCACTTCGTCGACATCGTCTGGCTGTTCCTCTTCCCGCTGTTCTACATCCTGTGA
- a CDS encoding NAD-dependent succinate-semialdehyde dehydrogenase — MDRVNPATGEKLEPIEEHTAEEVDEALAGSAEAYAEWSERSMEDRQSLLSDAADVLRENVDEYAEIMTREMGKPIAGARSEVEKCAWVCDHYAEKAGEYLADERIGTEPHAEAFVSYEPLGPVLAIMPWNFPFWQVFRFAAPTLTAGNTGLLKHASNVPECALAIEDVFREAGYPEGVFRSLLVGSDLVNDVIEDERVRAVTLTGSERAGRAVGKAAGEQLKPSVLELGGSDPFVVLGDADVEVAAAVGARARTINSGQSCIAAKRFIVVDEVYEAFLDAFVREMEALTVGDPTDEDTDVGPQAREDLVGDLHEQVEATLSEGATLQTGGEPLDREGFFYPPTVVTDVPRDATMSCEEVFGPAAAVYGVEGEEEAIDLANDSHYGLGGSVWTEDLDRGKRVAREIESGCVFVNELTKSDPRIPFGGVKDSGYGRELSDKGIKAFVNAKTVWVQSAADQDV; from the coding sequence ATGGACCGCGTGAATCCGGCCACCGGGGAGAAGCTGGAGCCGATAGAGGAACACACCGCAGAGGAGGTGGACGAGGCGCTCGCCGGGTCCGCGGAGGCGTACGCGGAGTGGAGCGAGCGGTCGATGGAGGACCGCCAGAGTCTCCTGAGCGACGCGGCGGACGTGCTCCGGGAGAACGTAGACGAGTACGCGGAGATCATGACCCGCGAGATGGGCAAACCAATCGCGGGCGCGCGCTCGGAGGTCGAGAAGTGCGCGTGGGTGTGCGACCACTACGCGGAGAAGGCGGGCGAATACCTCGCCGACGAGCGCATCGGGACGGAACCGCACGCGGAGGCGTTCGTCTCCTACGAGCCGCTGGGTCCCGTCCTCGCGATCATGCCGTGGAACTTCCCCTTCTGGCAGGTGTTCCGCTTCGCCGCGCCGACGCTCACGGCGGGGAACACGGGGCTGCTCAAGCACGCCTCGAACGTCCCCGAGTGCGCGCTGGCGATCGAGGACGTGTTCCGGGAGGCGGGCTACCCCGAGGGCGTCTTCCGGAGCCTCCTCGTCGGCTCTGACCTCGTGAACGACGTCATCGAGGACGAGCGCGTCAGGGCGGTGACGCTCACCGGAAGCGAGCGGGCCGGGCGCGCCGTCGGGAAGGCCGCGGGCGAGCAGTTGAAGCCCTCGGTGCTCGAACTCGGCGGGAGCGACCCGTTCGTCGTCCTCGGGGACGCCGACGTGGAGGTCGCGGCGGCGGTCGGCGCGCGGGCGCGGACGATCAACTCCGGGCAGTCGTGCATCGCCGCCAAGCGGTTCATCGTCGTCGACGAGGTGTACGAGGCGTTCCTCGACGCCTTCGTCCGCGAGATGGAGGCGCTGACGGTCGGCGACCCGACGGACGAGGACACCGACGTCGGCCCGCAGGCGCGCGAGGACCTCGTGGGGGACCTCCACGAGCAGGTGGAGGCGACGCTCTCCGAGGGGGCGACCCTCCAGACGGGCGGTGAACCCCTCGACCGCGAGGGCTTTTTCTACCCGCCGACGGTCGTCACCGACGTGCCCCGCGACGCGACGATGAGCTGCGAGGAGGTGTTCGGCCCGGCCGCGGCGGTCTACGGCGTCGAGGGCGAGGAGGAGGCGATCGACCTCGCGAACGACTCGCACTACGGGCTCGGCGGGTCGGTCTGGACGGAGGACCTCGACCGCGGGAAGCGCGTCGCGCGCGAGATCGAGTCCGGGTGCGTCTTCGTCAACGAACTCACGAAGTCCGACCCGCGCATCCCCTTCGGCGGCGTCAAGGACTCCGGGTACGGCCGGGAACTCTCGGATAAGGGGATCAAGGCGTTCGTCAACGCCAAGACGGTGTGGGTCCAGTCCGCAGCCGATCAGGACGTCTAG
- a CDS encoding helix-turn-helix domain-containing protein: protein MPIAEIHLEHPSLVLSPAIRSVPAARISREFQPVGVRHALVLFFSVEGNSPDDLDGFDAALERDPTVSTPRLIADLDRQRVYRVHLTDRAVVVTPTLAELGIQILDAHSDDGGWVLKLQMADLRPFTAFRRFCESRDVSITVRQLYHENEATPGTRFGLTAAQREALELAFRAGYFDEPRATSLEELGAQLGISPAATGRRLRRGTANLLEHTVV, encoded by the coding sequence ATGCCCATCGCAGAGATCCACCTCGAACACCCCTCACTCGTACTGAGTCCCGCGATCAGGAGCGTTCCGGCCGCGCGAATCAGCCGCGAGTTCCAGCCCGTCGGCGTACGACACGCGCTGGTGCTGTTCTTCTCCGTCGAAGGCAACAGTCCCGACGACCTCGACGGGTTCGACGCCGCCCTCGAACGCGACCCGACCGTTTCGACCCCGCGGCTCATCGCCGATCTCGACCGCCAGCGCGTCTATCGCGTTCACCTCACCGACCGGGCGGTGGTCGTCACGCCCACGCTCGCGGAACTCGGGATCCAGATCCTCGACGCCCACAGCGACGACGGCGGATGGGTCCTCAAGCTACAGATGGCGGATCTGCGGCCGTTCACGGCGTTCCGCAGGTTCTGTGAGTCACGGGACGTCTCGATCACGGTCCGACAGCTCTACCACGAGAACGAGGCGACGCCGGGTACCCGGTTCGGGCTGACGGCGGCACAGCGTGAGGCGCTCGAACTCGCGTTCCGGGCGGGCTACTTCGACGAGCCCCGCGCGACCTCGCTCGAGGAACTCGGCGCACAGCTCGGGATCTCGCCGGCCGCGACCGGGCGACGCCTCCGCCGGGGCACGGCGAACCTGCTCGAGCACACCGTCGTCTGA
- a CDS encoding rubrerythrin-like domain-containing protein, whose product MPYYECTDCGERVVSLHGGVCPVCGSALQNISVGRE is encoded by the coding sequence ATGCCGTACTACGAGTGCACTGACTGTGGCGAGCGCGTCGTGAGCCTCCACGGCGGCGTCTGTCCCGTCTGCGGTAGCGCCCTGCAGAACATCAGCGTCGGCCGGGAGTGA
- a CDS encoding helix-turn-helix domain-containing protein gives MESRAEGNALRLTMEVWHPDCWVIRTSERVDVGVLGYGIHAAEDGRTSTFFTVYADERATVDEALDAIRASPHVYGVAEMTHGYRLESVATPGNATRDLLVAHDGTTQISPSFTSRGFVYAEPVDVRGGIERWTVLTDRDRETVRRLLEEIREERDAEITVTGVTRADRTGGTGGTGGLPLDRLSRRQREVFRLARDRGYYAWPRRASAGELAAELGITTSTLHEHLRKIEAKLLGEPCDGR, from the coding sequence ATGGAGTCCCGCGCCGAGGGGAACGCGCTCCGTCTCACCATGGAGGTGTGGCACCCCGACTGCTGGGTCATCCGGACGAGCGAACGGGTCGACGTGGGCGTGCTCGGTTACGGCATCCACGCCGCGGAGGACGGGCGAACGAGCACGTTCTTCACCGTCTACGCGGACGAGCGGGCGACCGTCGACGAGGCGCTCGACGCGATCCGGGCGTCGCCGCACGTCTACGGCGTCGCGGAGATGACCCACGGCTACCGTCTCGAATCCGTCGCGACGCCCGGAAACGCGACCAGGGACCTCCTGGTCGCGCACGACGGGACGACCCAGATCAGTCCGTCGTTCACCTCGCGCGGGTTCGTCTACGCCGAACCGGTGGACGTGCGCGGGGGGATCGAGCGCTGGACGGTGCTGACCGATCGCGATCGGGAGACGGTGCGACGACTGCTCGAGGAGATCCGCGAGGAGCGGGACGCGGAGATCACCGTCACGGGGGTGACGCGGGCGGATCGAACGGGCGGGACGGGCGGGACGGGCGGCCTTCCCCTGGATCGGCTCTCGCGGCGACAGCGCGAGGTGTTCCGACTCGCCCGCGACCGGGGGTACTACGCCTGGCCGAGGCGAGCCTCGGCGGGCGAGCTGGCGGCCGAACTCGGGATCACGACCTCGACGCTCCACGAACACTTGCGCAAGATAGAGGCGAAACTGCTCGGTGAGCCGTGCGACGGGCGGTGA
- a CDS encoding DUF7410 domain-containing protein — protein MTAPPDPIPTRVPDGEPAVRCPYCGRPFPRERLRTLHVGERHADASTDGERAAAETAAEAEADDLFVYHLKVIAAIVLVAFFLAYTYAFVLA, from the coding sequence ATGACCGCGCCTCCCGACCCGATCCCGACGCGCGTTCCCGACGGGGAGCCGGCCGTCCGGTGTCCGTACTGCGGGCGGCCGTTCCCCCGCGAGCGGCTGCGAACCCTCCACGTCGGCGAACGCCACGCCGACGCGTCCACCGACGGGGAGCGGGCGGCCGCGGAGACCGCCGCCGAGGCCGAGGCCGACGACCTGTTCGTCTACCACCTGAAGGTCATCGCGGCCATCGTCCTCGTCGCGTTCTTCCTCGCGTACACCTACGCGTTCGTGCTGGCGTAA